One segment of Rubripirellula amarantea DNA contains the following:
- a CDS encoding ABC transporter ATP-binding protein — protein sequence MNRPLLEVDNLEVSFRTDEGLVRAVRGVSFDVHAGETLGIVGESGSGKSVTNLAMMGLIPMPPGKIEGGTAMFDGVDLLRSSESEIRKIRGRRIAMIFQDPMTALNPLMTIEQQLVEAPRLHLGMSRKDAKRRAAEMLDVVGIASPEKRMRDYPHQFSGGMRQRVMIAMALSCEPDLLIADEPTTALDVTIQAQILDLLSELQARKGTSIILITHDLGVVAGHCDRVLVMYAGRVVEKASTDDLFASPRHPYTAGLLESLPRFDETHRERLLAIPGQPPDMTNVPDGCSFRPRCPYSIDRCSAEDPPLIPVGGDRECACLVDLKTAIRHKPMIETENAIELGTEA from the coding sequence ATGAACCGGCCCTTGCTTGAAGTCGACAACCTAGAAGTGTCGTTCCGAACGGACGAAGGATTGGTACGAGCCGTTCGTGGAGTCTCGTTTGACGTTCATGCTGGCGAAACGCTAGGGATCGTTGGTGAATCCGGTAGCGGAAAATCGGTGACCAACCTAGCAATGATGGGGTTGATTCCTATGCCGCCAGGCAAGATCGAGGGCGGAACGGCAATGTTTGATGGAGTCGATCTATTGCGTTCGAGCGAATCCGAGATCCGTAAGATTCGCGGACGCCGTATCGCTATGATCTTTCAAGATCCAATGACCGCGCTCAATCCGCTCATGACCATCGAACAACAATTGGTGGAAGCACCGCGTTTGCATCTGGGAATGTCTCGCAAAGATGCCAAACGGCGTGCTGCTGAAATGCTCGATGTTGTCGGTATCGCATCACCTGAAAAACGGATGCGAGACTACCCTCACCAATTCAGTGGTGGCATGCGGCAACGTGTGATGATCGCGATGGCGCTTTCGTGCGAGCCGGACTTGCTGATCGCCGATGAACCCACCACCGCGCTTGACGTCACCATCCAGGCTCAGATCCTCGACTTGCTATCCGAATTACAAGCTCGCAAGGGTACCAGCATTATCCTGATTACGCACGACTTGGGTGTCGTTGCGGGTCATTGTGATCGGGTCTTGGTGATGTATGCCGGGCGAGTTGTGGAAAAGGCGAGTACGGATGACTTGTTTGCCTCTCCTCGGCATCCTTACACCGCTGGACTACTCGAATCGCTACCACGTTTCGATGAAACTCACCGCGAACGATTGTTGGCAATCCCAGGCCAACCACCGGACATGACTAACGTACCCGATGGATGTTCGTTTCGCCCTCGTTGTCCGTATTCGATCGACCGATGCTCGGCCGAAGATCCACCACTGATTCCAGTCGGCGGTGATCGTGAATGCGCATGCTTGGTTGATTTGAAAACCGCCATTCGCCACAAGCCGATGATTGAAACCGAAAACGCGATCGAGCTGGGGACTGAAGCATGA
- a CDS encoding ABC transporter ATP-binding protein, whose product MSSSSPPLLEVENLSVHFPFTRGSMFRPEHGVIRAVDGISFQIREGETLGLVGESGCGKSTTARTIVGLSKPTSGKIRLCGDSIAGLSDRAMLPYRRIVQMVFQDPFASLNPRMTVGGIIGEPMAIHRLAKGNDRKLEVLRLMELVGLNPRFLNRYPHEFSGGQRQRIGIARALAVDPKLILCDEPVSALDVSIQAQIINLMMDLQQKLGLSYLFIAHDLSVVRHIATRVGVMYLGRIAELSEASELYANPTHPYTEALLSAVPVPDPVLSRTRQRIKLEGEVPSPDRLYPGCNFHERCPLAEAYCREKRPQLIQIGESEDHEVACLVRNPAAV is encoded by the coding sequence ATGAGTTCATCATCGCCGCCACTGTTAGAAGTGGAAAACTTATCGGTTCATTTCCCATTCACGCGAGGGTCAATGTTTCGCCCCGAGCACGGTGTCATTCGAGCCGTTGATGGAATCTCGTTTCAGATACGAGAAGGCGAAACGCTTGGACTCGTTGGTGAATCGGGTTGTGGAAAATCAACAACCGCACGAACGATCGTGGGATTGTCAAAACCTACTAGCGGAAAAATCCGACTCTGCGGAGATTCGATTGCGGGACTTTCTGACCGAGCGATGTTGCCCTATCGGCGAATCGTACAAATGGTTTTTCAAGATCCATTCGCTTCTTTGAATCCACGAATGACAGTCGGAGGAATCATCGGTGAACCGATGGCGATTCACCGCCTGGCAAAAGGGAATGACCGTAAACTCGAAGTATTGCGTTTGATGGAATTGGTGGGACTTAACCCTAGGTTCCTTAATCGCTATCCACACGAGTTTAGCGGCGGACAACGACAGAGAATTGGAATTGCACGCGCCCTAGCCGTTGATCCGAAGTTGATCCTATGCGACGAGCCGGTTTCGGCTCTTGATGTTTCCATCCAAGCCCAAATCATCAATTTGATGATGGACTTGCAGCAAAAACTCGGGCTTTCGTACCTATTCATTGCTCACGACCTATCCGTTGTTCGACATATCGCCACTCGCGTTGGCGTGATGTATTTGGGACGCATTGCCGAGCTATCTGAAGCATCGGAACTGTACGCCAATCCGACACATCCTTACACCGAAGCGTTGTTGTCGGCCGTCCCCGTTCCCGACCCAGTGCTGTCACGAACTCGACAACGCATCAAGCTTGAGGGCGAAGTCCCATCCCCGGATCGCCTTTATCCAGGTTGCAACTTTCATGAGCGGTGCCCGCTTGCGGAAGCTTACTGTCGTGAGAAAAGGCCTCAATTGATTCAGATCGGTGAATCAGAGGACCACGAAGTCGCTTGCTTGGTGAGAAATCCCGCAGCCGTTTGA
- a CDS encoding DASH family cryptochrome, with product MTTSLVWFRNDLRLHDHRALSRAVQQSDQVACVFVVAPSAFERTSFGYERVGPFRLQFLRESLIDLRDNLHKIGGVLHVVVGEPEIVLPRIAADIEASTVYCHQEYATEETTTQTRLESSLCESGCSLEVSSANTLLEADDLPFPIDELPELFTHFRNKIEHRTEVLSPLAAPTRVPRLDEKTSAKIPDQPIDSIDLLCRNPSRDDDQATYVDRAVLKFVGGESAGLARVDDYLWKSDCLRTYKETRNGMIGANYSSKFSAWLAMGCLSPRKIYEEVLRYEKERIRNESTYWMYFELLWRDYFAFVVAKHGQHVFQVGGLRQESLDWNQDTAWFDAWRKGKTGYPLIDANMRELEETGFMSNRGRQNVASFLTKNLGIDWRMGAEWFESLLIDYDPCSNYGNWNYVSGVGNDARSFRWFNPIKQASDYDPEGSYVKHWIPELASVPSDKVHTPWKLSQEEQHRYGVVIGDHYPAPLVDLFQSADVQKQRFMKARSHR from the coding sequence ATGACGACTTCGCTAGTTTGGTTTCGAAACGACCTTCGCCTGCACGACCATCGCGCACTTAGTCGAGCCGTTCAGCAATCCGATCAAGTGGCCTGCGTATTCGTGGTCGCACCGTCGGCATTCGAACGAACAAGCTTCGGATACGAACGTGTTGGCCCCTTCCGATTGCAATTTTTACGCGAGTCTTTGATAGACCTGCGAGACAACCTTCACAAGATTGGCGGTGTGCTGCACGTCGTCGTTGGTGAACCTGAAATTGTGCTTCCTAGGATTGCTGCCGACATTGAAGCTTCGACGGTTTACTGCCACCAAGAATACGCCACTGAGGAAACGACGACGCAAACTCGATTGGAAAGCTCGCTTTGCGAATCGGGATGTTCGCTTGAAGTGTCGTCAGCCAACACGTTGCTCGAAGCGGACGACCTACCGTTTCCGATCGACGAACTACCAGAACTCTTCACACACTTCCGCAACAAGATTGAGCATCGCACCGAAGTTCTATCGCCCTTAGCTGCACCGACTCGAGTTCCACGTCTTGACGAAAAGACATCCGCCAAGATCCCAGACCAACCAATCGACTCGATTGATTTGCTATGCAGAAACCCCAGCCGTGACGATGACCAAGCAACCTATGTCGATCGAGCGGTCTTGAAATTCGTTGGTGGTGAATCCGCCGGCCTCGCGAGGGTTGATGACTACCTATGGAAAAGTGATTGCCTGCGGACGTACAAAGAAACTCGCAACGGAATGATTGGTGCAAACTACTCGTCCAAGTTTTCCGCGTGGTTGGCGATGGGATGTTTGTCACCTCGGAAGATTTACGAAGAAGTATTGCGATATGAAAAGGAACGCATCCGGAATGAGTCAACGTACTGGATGTACTTCGAATTACTTTGGCGAGACTATTTTGCGTTTGTGGTCGCCAAACATGGCCAGCATGTTTTTCAAGTGGGAGGCCTTAGACAGGAGTCGTTGGACTGGAACCAAGACACCGCGTGGTTTGATGCATGGCGGAAAGGAAAGACCGGCTATCCGTTGATTGACGCCAACATGCGAGAACTTGAGGAAACGGGATTCATGAGCAACCGTGGACGCCAAAACGTTGCCAGTTTTCTTACCAAGAACTTGGGTATCGATTGGCGGATGGGAGCCGAGTGGTTTGAATCTCTTTTGATCGACTACGATCCTTGCAGCAATTACGGAAATTGGAACTACGTTTCCGGAGTGGGAAACGACGCCCGATCGTTTCGGTGGTTCAATCCTATCAAGCAAGCCTCGGACTATGACCCCGAAGGTAGCTACGTAAAGCATTGGATACCTGAACTCGCCAGCGTACCGAGCGACAAAGTTCATACGCCGTGGAAGTTGAGCCAAGAGGAACAGCATCGTTATGGAGTCGTGATTGGTGATCACTACCCTGCCCCGTTGGTTGATCTGTTTCAATCTGCCGATGTTCAAAAGCAACGGTTCATGAAAGCTCGATCGCACCGATGA
- the pdxH gene encoding pyridoxamine 5'-phosphate oxidase: protein MSIHSMRKTYTMGGLSEKDVDSDPLVQFQRWFGEAELADLPDWVEINAMTVSTSTRSGAVSSRILLLKGIENGRFLFYTNYLSAKGEDLADNPVASLCFYWPHLQRQVRVEGKVTKTSRQQSEDYFHSRPRESQLGANVSEQSTVVTADQLDARMKELQQTFEGKEVPCPEHWGGYAVEPMKIEFWQGRPSRLHDRILYQRDVGNWNIVRLAP, encoded by the coding sequence ATGTCGATTCACAGCATGCGTAAGACTTACACCATGGGTGGTCTGTCCGAGAAAGACGTCGATTCAGACCCATTGGTTCAGTTTCAACGCTGGTTTGGCGAAGCAGAGCTCGCCGATCTACCGGATTGGGTCGAGATCAATGCAATGACGGTGTCGACGTCTACCCGTTCAGGGGCGGTAAGCTCACGCATCCTGCTTTTGAAAGGAATCGAAAACGGACGATTCTTGTTCTATACGAACTACCTTTCGGCCAAGGGAGAGGATTTGGCGGACAACCCCGTGGCCTCCCTGTGTTTCTATTGGCCACACTTGCAGCGACAAGTGCGGGTTGAAGGCAAAGTGACTAAAACGTCTCGACAACAATCCGAGGACTATTTCCATTCGCGACCTCGTGAAAGTCAACTCGGTGCGAATGTAAGTGAACAATCGACGGTTGTGACGGCAGACCAATTAGATGCGCGGATGAAGGAGTTGCAACAAACCTTCGAAGGCAAAGAGGTGCCGTGCCCCGAACACTGGGGTGGGTACGCAGTCGAACCCATGAAGATTGAATTTTGGCAAGGCCGACCGAGTCGTCTGCATGACCGAATTTTATACCAACGCGATGTCGGCAATTGGAACATCGTGCGACTGGCACCGTGA
- a CDS encoding YqgE/AlgH family protein — protein sequence MNDSLTGHLLVASSLVTDPIYAGGVCLVVHEDGGQVIGVMLNRPMKPSPEALLTLLKNHQSADQDSPSKSESGNRLAPPSSPVQPSPQSLSIIESLHFGGPISGPVVAIHQDFKMAEAETGDGIYVAAQKHHLEQLVQERQTPFRLIVGHLDWTREQLNAEILAGIWHCVPATRQAVFAAPQDMWASVIRRATTNSMSRWLGLPDLINANELN from the coding sequence ATGAACGATTCGTTGACGGGTCATTTATTGGTCGCTTCTTCCCTTGTTACCGATCCCATTTACGCCGGTGGCGTTTGCTTGGTGGTCCACGAGGACGGTGGGCAAGTAATCGGAGTGATGCTCAATCGACCGATGAAACCAAGCCCTGAAGCTTTGTTGACGCTGCTAAAGAATCATCAGTCCGCCGATCAGGATTCGCCGTCCAAATCAGAGTCTGGCAACCGTCTTGCGCCGCCCTCGTCGCCGGTTCAACCTTCCCCTCAGAGCCTTTCCATCATCGAATCCTTGCACTTTGGGGGACCGATTTCCGGACCTGTGGTAGCAATTCACCAAGATTTCAAAATGGCCGAAGCGGAAACGGGAGACGGAATTTACGTCGCAGCACAAAAGCATCATTTGGAACAATTGGTCCAGGAACGTCAAACTCCGTTTCGGCTCATTGTGGGGCATCTCGATTGGACTCGCGAACAACTGAATGCCGAGATCTTGGCAGGGATTTGGCACTGCGTACCTGCCACCCGTCAGGCGGTTTTTGCTGCTCCGCAAGACATGTGGGCGAGCGTAATTCGCCGGGCAACCACGAATTCTATGTCACGTTGGTTGGGACTCCCTGACCTAATCAACGCCAACGAGTTAAACTGA
- a CDS encoding cold shock domain-containing protein encodes MEDKPRPSKPVYRGAPHQRDAAPKSDLPPRPRRPKSPPPNAKTLEEIKRKFRIQRKRLGKIIALKPDSTFGFIDAEDFREDVFFHRDVWQGMETRGDRQVRINPEEGMWVEFEIDDIRFEAEGKLRATVVRPTRRPIGRKLSGRDATFNIVTHHPRARRKRPTWRE; translated from the coding sequence ATGGAAGACAAACCTCGACCTTCGAAACCCGTCTATCGTGGTGCACCCCACCAGCGAGATGCTGCCCCCAAGTCAGATCTTCCGCCTCGACCTCGACGCCCCAAGTCGCCGCCGCCGAACGCAAAGACCCTCGAGGAAATCAAACGCAAATTTCGCATTCAACGTAAGCGTTTGGGAAAGATCATTGCGTTAAAGCCGGATTCGACTTTCGGTTTTATCGACGCCGAGGATTTTCGCGAAGATGTGTTTTTTCACCGCGACGTCTGGCAAGGAATGGAAACCAGAGGTGATCGACAAGTTCGCATCAACCCAGAAGAAGGCATGTGGGTCGAGTTTGAAATCGACGACATTAGGTTCGAAGCGGAAGGTAAGCTTCGTGCGACGGTGGTACGTCCTACTCGACGTCCGATTGGCCGCAAACTATCGGGCCGCGACGCTACCTTTAACATCGTCACTCATCACCCTCGCGCTCGCCGAAAACGGCCTACCTGGCGCGAATGA
- a CDS encoding ABC transporter substrate-binding protein, whose amino-acid sequence MRKPIYNLSLILLVFALSGVLGGKDASAQLLNFAQEGMPEEPGLALLQEEPHDIIYFTEKSGGGWCKAHLLDFPGRKPPSSPSGSVKFQVLGVEGKDLTCKWSDIERIDLWEVRLEREAKERIAKADFVGAYPFLSVLIRDFPNRPGLRKLRSEFIWKDAISRAKKQEWASTLAMLEELKAYDPSFERSKVIKAMSGVIDRLMKGLVEDGKLDLARQLLTRIESDYPNEKIDAVKKWNDTFMAMAKAKQDQAIAAFKEKDYRSARRFIRESAYVEPNLEGNTQLLRQIQNTYPLVNVGVLQSATVFEPTRIDNWAARRAGRLLYRTVFEIQGAGPEGGEYSFIFGDTEMNPNRMQFDLMLTPQELKPPLDQIQGYYLADVMARRAQKNSSEYFSPWAAAVETIALDGPQQISFNLRRPHVLPICLLQIPVDGSWFGGEPGSPTGDYRTDLVEDDYKLVRYVLSGKPKTENQPREIVENRLDSGAEGVGQLLRGELDVLDQLFPADAVRLRKSRNVKVVNYPLPTVHMLVPCSDHPYLAERTFRRALVYGINREDILKGELLEGLDFEGCRVLSGPFPAGIELNDPLGYAYDRNIKPRNYEPPLAKLLLAMNKNQMESMAQRKKEEVPELTPIRLAFPSDNMSRVACEAIRSQWELIGLEVELVELPVGRTFPNSDEDIADIVYVSAAVWEPVIDARRVLGPEGLAKSNDQLVGLGLRRIEEAKNWREVRDGLISLHAISHHELPIIPLWQMVDSYAYRRDLIGMGSDIVSLYQNADNWRIGN is encoded by the coding sequence ATGAGGAAACCGATTTACAATCTGTCATTAATATTGTTGGTGTTCGCTCTCTCGGGTGTATTGGGAGGGAAGGATGCGTCCGCGCAACTTCTTAACTTCGCGCAAGAAGGCATGCCGGAAGAGCCTGGATTAGCGCTTCTGCAAGAAGAGCCGCACGACATCATTTACTTTACGGAAAAGTCTGGTGGCGGCTGGTGCAAAGCACACCTGCTAGATTTCCCTGGGCGAAAACCACCGTCAAGCCCATCGGGGAGCGTGAAGTTTCAAGTGCTGGGCGTTGAGGGTAAAGACCTCACGTGCAAGTGGTCGGACATCGAAAGGATTGACCTTTGGGAAGTCCGACTGGAACGGGAAGCAAAAGAGCGTATCGCTAAAGCGGATTTTGTTGGTGCTTATCCATTCCTTTCCGTCTTGATCCGTGATTTCCCCAATCGTCCCGGCCTGCGAAAGTTGCGTAGCGAGTTCATTTGGAAGGACGCGATCTCTCGCGCCAAAAAGCAGGAATGGGCTTCCACGCTGGCGATGCTAGAAGAACTTAAAGCATACGACCCAAGCTTTGAGCGATCCAAGGTGATCAAGGCCATGAGCGGCGTGATTGATCGTTTGATGAAGGGCTTGGTCGAAGACGGAAAATTGGATCTCGCGCGTCAGTTGCTCACTCGCATCGAATCGGATTATCCCAACGAAAAGATCGACGCGGTCAAAAAATGGAATGACACATTCATGGCTATGGCGAAGGCCAAGCAAGACCAAGCGATAGCGGCCTTTAAAGAAAAGGACTACCGATCCGCTCGTCGTTTCATTCGCGAAAGCGCGTACGTTGAACCCAACCTCGAAGGCAACACTCAACTATTAAGGCAGATTCAAAACACGTATCCGTTGGTCAACGTTGGTGTGTTGCAGTCAGCGACGGTATTTGAACCGACTCGGATCGACAACTGGGCGGCTCGCCGCGCTGGTCGATTGCTCTACCGCACCGTGTTTGAAATCCAGGGCGCGGGACCAGAGGGTGGTGAGTACAGTTTTATCTTCGGCGATACGGAGATGAATCCCAATCGTATGCAGTTTGACTTGATGCTTACTCCGCAGGAGCTCAAACCGCCATTGGATCAAATCCAAGGCTATTACCTAGCTGACGTGATGGCTCGTCGAGCTCAGAAAAACTCTTCAGAGTATTTCTCGCCATGGGCGGCGGCGGTGGAAACCATCGCGTTGGACGGACCGCAGCAGATTTCGTTTAACCTGCGTCGCCCTCATGTCTTGCCCATCTGTTTGCTGCAAATTCCCGTTGATGGAAGCTGGTTTGGTGGCGAACCTGGATCTCCGACTGGCGATTATCGAACGGACTTGGTGGAAGACGATTATAAGTTGGTTCGTTACGTGTTGTCGGGAAAACCCAAAACGGAAAACCAACCTCGTGAAATCGTCGAGAACCGATTGGATTCGGGTGCTGAAGGGGTCGGCCAGTTGCTTCGAGGTGAATTGGATGTGCTCGATCAATTGTTTCCCGCTGACGCGGTGCGGCTAAGAAAAAGCCGAAACGTGAAGGTCGTCAACTATCCATTACCCACCGTTCACATGTTGGTACCGTGTTCGGACCATCCCTATCTTGCCGAGCGAACGTTCCGGCGCGCGTTGGTCTACGGAATCAACCGGGAAGACATCCTCAAAGGTGAACTGCTCGAAGGTCTCGACTTTGAAGGTTGTCGAGTACTGTCAGGGCCTTTCCCAGCGGGAATCGAGCTGAATGACCCGCTAGGTTACGCCTACGATCGCAATATCAAGCCTCGCAACTATGAACCGCCGCTGGCGAAATTGTTGTTAGCGATGAATAAGAACCAAATGGAATCAATGGCTCAGCGTAAGAAAGAAGAAGTGCCCGAGCTTACACCCATTCGCTTGGCATTTCCTAGCGATAACATGTCTCGCGTCGCGTGTGAAGCAATTCGAAGCCAATGGGAATTGATCGGACTTGAAGTGGAATTGGTTGAACTTCCGGTTGGCCGAACGTTCCCAAATTCCGACGAAGACATCGCTGACATCGTTTATGTCTCCGCTGCGGTTTGGGAACCGGTGATCGACGCTCGCCGAGTGCTTGGTCCCGAGGGGCTCGCCAAGAGTAACGATCAGCTAGTTGGGTTGGGGTTGCGTAGGATCGAAGAGGCTAAGAATTGGCGAGAGGTTCGCGACGGGCTGATTAGTTTGCACGCAATCTCGCATCACGAGTTGCCCATCATTCCACTTTGGCAAATGGTCGACTCCTACGCGTATCGGCGAGACCTTATTGGAATGGGTAGCGACATCGTTTCGCTTTACCAGAATGCCGACAATTGGCGGATCGGAAACTAG